A single genomic interval of Nitrosomonadales bacterium harbors:
- the rpoD gene encoding RNA polymerase sigma factor RpoD produces the protein MTKLKDKKKQDKKPAVVVEQPVVDQTQDMEARRTRLKALIMLGKERGYLTYAEINDHLPDMLEVEQIEGVASMINDMGIKVCDVAPDAETLIMTDATPAAADEDAAEEAEAALSTVDSEFGRTTDPVRMYMREMGTVELLTREKEIEIAKRIEEGLKHMIQAISACPATIAEILTLAAKIESDQMRVDELIDGFVDAEDEATIGEDESDDEEEDEESDDDVGEEEDEEATAAAAAANLAQLKADALARFEVIAGLFTKMGKAYEKYGYRSKQYDKFQAAISEELMNFRFSAKQVDALCDTMRSLVEEVRRSERSIQDMCVVKCKMPRAHFIKTFPGNEDNLQWVAQELKTKKSYVEALDRFQHAIVEQQQQLLALEQRVGIPIRDLKEINKQMTNGEAKARRAKRDMIEANLRLVISIAKKYTNRGLQFLDLIQEGNIGLMKAVDKFEYRRGYKFSTYATWWIRQAITRSIADQARTIRIPVHMIETINKMNRISRQIMQETGLEPDVATLAIKMEMPEDKIHKILKIAKEPISMETPVGDDDDSHLGDFIEDSNTTVPVDAAVYEGLRNATADILDSLTQREAKVLRMRFGIEMNTDHTLEEVGKQFDVTRERIRQIEAKALRKLRHPSRSERLKSFLDSEG, from the coding sequence ATGACAAAGCTCAAGGACAAGAAAAAACAGGACAAGAAACCGGCGGTCGTGGTCGAACAGCCGGTCGTTGACCAAACTCAGGACATGGAGGCCCGGCGTACTCGCCTGAAGGCCCTGATCATGCTGGGCAAGGAGCGCGGCTACCTGACCTATGCGGAGATCAACGATCATCTGCCGGATATGCTCGAGGTCGAGCAGATCGAGGGCGTGGCAAGCATGATTAACGACATGGGCATCAAGGTCTGCGATGTCGCACCGGACGCCGAAACGCTGATCATGACAGATGCTACGCCGGCCGCTGCGGATGAGGATGCCGCCGAAGAGGCTGAAGCCGCGCTGTCTACGGTGGATTCCGAGTTCGGGCGTACCACTGACCCGGTGCGTATGTACATGCGTGAAATGGGTACGGTCGAGTTGCTTACCCGCGAAAAAGAGATCGAGATCGCCAAGCGGATCGAGGAAGGCCTGAAGCACATGATCCAGGCAATTTCCGCGTGCCCGGCCACGATAGCCGAGATCCTTACGTTGGCGGCGAAGATCGAAAGCGACCAGATGCGTGTCGATGAATTGATCGATGGTTTTGTGGATGCCGAAGACGAGGCGACCATCGGGGAAGATGAAAGCGATGACGAGGAGGAAGACGAAGAGTCTGATGACGACGTCGGCGAAGAGGAAGACGAAGAAGCTACGGCAGCCGCAGCCGCAGCCAATCTGGCGCAGCTGAAGGCTGATGCGCTGGCGCGCTTCGAAGTGATCGCCGGCCTGTTCACCAAAATGGGCAAGGCTTACGAGAAATACGGTTACCGCAGCAAGCAGTACGACAAGTTCCAGGCGGCGATTTCAGAAGAACTGATGAATTTCCGTTTCTCGGCCAAGCAGGTGGATGCATTGTGCGACACCATGCGCAGCCTGGTTGAGGAGGTGCGCCGTAGTGAGCGCAGCATCCAGGATATGTGCGTGGTCAAGTGCAAGATGCCGCGCGCCCACTTCATCAAGACCTTCCCCGGCAATGAAGATAATTTGCAATGGGTCGCGCAGGAGCTGAAGACCAAGAAATCCTATGTCGAGGCGCTGGATCGCTTCCAGCACGCTATCGTGGAGCAGCAGCAGCAGTTGCTTGCATTGGAGCAACGCGTCGGCATTCCGATCAGGGATCTGAAAGAGATCAACAAGCAGATGACCAACGGCGAAGCCAAGGCACGCCGCGCGAAACGCGACATGATCGAGGCCAACCTGCGTCTGGTGATCTCCATCGCCAAGAAATACACCAATCGCGGCCTGCAGTTCCTCGACCTGATCCAGGAAGGCAACATCGGCCTGATGAAGGCGGTGGACAAGTTCGAATACCGCCGCGGTTACAAGTTCTCGACTTATGCGACATGGTGGATCCGCCAAGCGATCACCCGTTCGATCGCCGACCAGGCGCGCACCATCCGTATTCCGGTACACATGATCGAAACCATCAACAAGATGAATCGCATCTCGCGCCAGATCATGCAGGAAACCGGTCTGGAACCGGATGTGGCGACGCTGGCCATCAAAATGGAGATGCCCGAAGATAAAATCCACAAGATCCTCAAGATCGCCAAGGAACCGATCTCGATGGAAACGCCGGTGGGCGACGATGACGATTCGCATCTGGGGGACTTCATCGAGGATTCCAACACCACCGTGCCGGTCGATGCCGCGGTTTACGAAGGGCTGCGTAATGCAACGGCAGACATTCTGGACAGCCTGACGCAGCGCGAAGCCAAAGTGTTGCGTATGCGCTTCGGCATCGAGATGAATACCGACCATACCCTGGAAGAAGTGGGCAAACAGTTCGACGTGACGCGTGAACGTATCCGTCAGATCGAGGCCAAGGCATTGCGCAAGCTTCGCCACCCGTCCCGTTCGGAGCGGCTCAAGAGCTTCCTCGATAGCGAAGGTTGA